A genome region from Streptomyces pratensis includes the following:
- a CDS encoding helix-turn-helix transcriptional regulator encodes MTTTEEADQVSPRETPAPAAAADEQLHAVFRQLGHDLRRAESAVTALMRDRTPDDGRVRVETVDGPAAQARRILELETGSRHTFQAFLTGLNTITPVPQTLSAAPDISDDDRRAPSGVTYQLLIDRDFLAERAAVAALEERVRRGEQVRVTDSPLLKLAVADGEVAMVQLGPERAVLLRQPLTVLVTELFAAVWRHSRPYLREVAELTPVDRQILQLMLSGLTDAATANQLGTSPRTVQRRLRALMDLASVTSRLQLGWYAMRNNWI; translated from the coding sequence CCGCGGACGAGCAACTGCACGCGGTCTTCCGGCAGCTGGGCCACGACCTGCGGCGCGCCGAGTCGGCTGTGACCGCCCTGATGCGCGACCGGACCCCGGACGACGGCCGGGTGCGCGTCGAGACCGTCGACGGCCCCGCCGCGCAGGCCCGCAGGATCCTGGAGCTCGAGACGGGTTCACGCCACACGTTCCAGGCGTTCCTGACGGGTCTGAACACGATCACGCCGGTGCCGCAGACCCTGTCGGCGGCTCCGGACATCTCCGACGACGACCGCCGGGCTCCGTCCGGTGTCACCTACCAGCTCCTGATCGACCGCGACTTCCTCGCCGAACGGGCGGCGGTGGCCGCCCTGGAGGAGCGGGTCCGGCGCGGAGAGCAGGTGCGGGTGACGGACAGCCCGTTGCTCAAGCTGGCCGTGGCCGACGGTGAGGTCGCCATGGTCCAGCTCGGCCCGGAGCGGGCCGTGCTGCTGCGGCAGCCCCTGACGGTGCTGGTGACCGAGCTGTTCGCCGCGGTGTGGCGGCACTCTCGTCCCTATCTGCGTGAGGTCGCCGAACTCACCCCGGTGGACCGGCAGATCCTGCAGTTGATGCTCTCCGGACTCACGGACGCGGCGACCGCGAACCAGCTCGGCACCTCGCCCCGCACGGTGCAGCGCAGGCTGCGGGCACTCATGGACCTGGCATCGGTCACCTCCCGGCTGCAACTGGGCTGGTACGCCATGCGCAACAACTGGATCTGA